The Procambarus clarkii isolate CNS0578487 chromosome 64, FALCON_Pclarkii_2.0, whole genome shotgun sequence genome includes a window with the following:
- the LOC138354686 gene encoding uncharacterized protein, producing MLCRHPDATFDPTCELVDATFDLTCELVDATFDPTCELVDATFDLTCELVDATFDLTCELVDATFDLTCELVDATFDLTCELVDATFDLTCELVDATFDPTCELVDATFDPTCELVDATFDPTCELVDATFDLTCELVDATFDPTCELVDATFDPTCELVDATFDLTCELVDATFDLTCELVDATFDPTCELVDATFDLTCELVDATFDLTCELVDATFDLTCELVDATFDLTCELVDATFDPTCELVDATFDLTCELVDATFDLTCDSRSKLTLT from the coding sequence ATGTTGTGTAGGCACCCAGACGCTACCTTTGACCCGACCTGTGAGTTGGTAGACGCTACCTTTGACCTGACCTGTGAGTTGGTAGACGCTACCTTTGACCCGACCTGTGAGTTGGTAGACGCTACCTTTGACCTGACCTGTGAGTTGGTAGACGCTACCTTTGACCTGACCTGTGAGTTGGTAGACGCTACCTTTGACCTGACCTGTGAGTTGGTAGACGCTACCTTTGACCTGACCTGTGAGTTGGTAGACGCTACCTTTGACCTGACCTGTGAGTTGGTAGACGCTACCTTTGACCCGACCTGTGAGTTGGTAGACGCTACCTTTGACCCGACCTGTGAGTTGGTAGACGCTACCTTTGACCCGACCTGTGAGTTGGTAGACGCTACCTTTGACCTGACCTGTGAGTTGGTAGACGCTACCTTTGACCCGACCTGTGAGTTGGTAGACGCTACCTTTGACCCGACCTGTGAGTTGGTAGACGCTACCTTTGACCTGACCTGTGAGTTGGTAGACGCTACCTTTGACCTGACCTGTGAGTTGGTAGACGCTACCTTTGACCCGACCTGTGAGTTGGTAGACGCTACCTTTGACCTGACCTGTGAGTTGGTAGACGCTACCTTTGACCTGACCTGTGAGTTGGTAGACGCTACCTTTGACCTGACCTGTGAGTTGGTAGACGCTACCTTTGACCTGACCTGTGAGTTGGTAGACGCTACCTTTGACCCGACCTGTGAGTTGGTAGACGCTACCTTTGACCTGACCTGTGAGTTGGTAGACGCTACCTTTGACCTGACCTGTGATAGTCGATCAAAGCTAACTTTGACCTGA